The following are encoded together in the Bacillus cereus group sp. RP43 genome:
- the hemD gene encoding uroporphyrinogen-III synthase: protein MDALAGKIVLVTRAQHQAKQMSVAVKERSGIPLEIPLLRMEGTSHRQIQRITRQLHSYDWVIFTSKNGVAFFLDGLEKKIPLTIKIAAVGVKTKLELEKRGYQVHFVPTSFVAETFAEEFLKELSGNERILFPKGNLARDVIPVKLREFGVFLDELIVYGTKVNVEKKQELITALKLGEVNIITFTSPSTVDSFVRLLEGTNWREWTKKCTIACIGPITEKEANLYFSNVIVPKEYTVEALLQCICESIK, encoded by the coding sequence ATGGATGCTCTCGCTGGCAAAATAGTATTGGTTACACGTGCCCAGCATCAAGCGAAACAAATGAGTGTAGCAGTGAAAGAAAGGAGCGGAATTCCATTGGAAATTCCGCTTTTGCGTATGGAAGGCACATCTCATAGGCAAATTCAACGTATAACAAGGCAACTACATTCGTATGACTGGGTTATTTTTACGAGTAAAAATGGTGTAGCTTTTTTTCTAGATGGTTTAGAAAAAAAAATACCATTAACTATTAAAATCGCTGCGGTAGGCGTGAAAACAAAATTAGAGTTAGAAAAAAGGGGCTATCAAGTTCATTTTGTTCCGACCTCATTTGTTGCAGAAACATTTGCCGAAGAGTTTCTAAAAGAATTAAGTGGAAACGAGCGTATTTTATTTCCGAAAGGGAATTTAGCAAGAGATGTAATCCCGGTTAAACTTAGGGAGTTTGGTGTTTTTCTAGATGAGCTAATCGTATATGGTACGAAGGTGAATGTAGAGAAAAAACAAGAACTTATAACAGCATTGAAATTAGGGGAAGTAAATATTATTACATTTACGAGTCCTTCAACTGTTGATAGTTTTGTTCGTTTACTTGAGGGAACAAACTGGAGAGAATGGACGAAAAAATGTACAATTGCTTGTATAGGGCCTATTACGGAAAAAGAGGCGAACCTTTATTTTTCGAATGTTATTGTGCCAAAAGAGTACACTGTAGAAGCATTGCTGCAATGCATTTGTGAATCTATAAAATAA
- a CDS encoding cyanophycin synthetase, whose translation MIHTYEEALGWIHSRLKFGIKPGLERMQWMLEELGNPERHIKCVHLAGTNGKGSTLTYMRYMLESAKYKVGSFTSPYIETFNERISVNGIPIADEEIAELVNMVKPVVEKLDETDLGEATEFEIITVMAICYFGKVNFCDVVLFETGLGGRFDSTNVIHPVLTIITNIGHDHMHILGNTIGEIAYEKAGIIKSGVPVITGVKNEEALQVIQKVAKENHAGLYEFGKQFTTLHKHSNEDGEHFDFACPFASFENVRISMKGIHQVGNAALALMAVMYLKTYLSFLINEEEMKAGLQEAYWIGRFEKLQSNPDIIIDGAHNPEGIESLVKTVEAHYKDKNVIVLFTALGDKQLHNMVGQLDAIADEIIFTTFAFDRAISADKLASYSQQESKLVFENWKEAIDTKVDMIGENDVFIITGSLYFISEVRKYIRGKN comes from the coding sequence GTGATACATACATACGAAGAAGCACTAGGCTGGATTCATAGCCGATTGAAATTTGGGATAAAACCAGGACTAGAAAGAATGCAATGGATGTTAGAAGAACTCGGAAATCCAGAGCGTCATATAAAATGTGTTCATCTTGCCGGCACAAATGGAAAAGGTTCAACTTTAACATATATGCGCTACATGTTAGAAAGCGCGAAATATAAAGTAGGATCGTTTACATCGCCTTACATAGAAACATTCAATGAACGTATTAGTGTAAACGGAATACCGATTGCAGATGAAGAGATTGCAGAACTTGTAAATATGGTAAAGCCAGTCGTTGAAAAATTAGATGAGACGGACTTAGGAGAAGCGACTGAGTTTGAAATCATTACAGTAATGGCAATTTGTTATTTCGGTAAAGTTAATTTCTGTGATGTTGTTTTATTTGAAACGGGGCTTGGGGGAAGATTTGATTCTACAAATGTTATTCATCCGGTTCTCACAATTATTACGAATATCGGTCACGATCATATGCATATTTTAGGCAATACAATAGGAGAAATTGCATATGAAAAGGCAGGAATTATTAAGTCTGGTGTGCCAGTTATTACTGGTGTGAAAAATGAAGAAGCATTACAAGTAATTCAAAAAGTTGCTAAGGAAAATCATGCAGGCTTATATGAATTTGGAAAACAGTTTACAACATTACATAAACATTCTAATGAAGATGGGGAACATTTTGATTTTGCTTGTCCATTCGCCTCGTTTGAAAATGTTCGGATTTCCATGAAAGGTATTCATCAAGTAGGCAATGCAGCGCTAGCGCTTATGGCAGTAATGTATTTAAAAACATATTTATCATTTTTAATTAATGAAGAGGAAATGAAAGCTGGCTTACAAGAAGCCTATTGGATTGGTCGATTTGAAAAGTTACAAAGTAATCCAGATATTATAATAGATGGTGCTCATAATCCAGAAGGTATTGAAAGTCTTGTAAAAACAGTAGAGGCACATTACAAAGATAAAAATGTAATAGTTTTATTTACAGCTCTTGGTGATAAACAATTGCATAACATGGTAGGGCAACTAGATGCAATTGCAGATGAAATTATTTTTACAACATTCGCCTTTGATCGTGCTATTTCTGCTGACAAGCTTGCTTCGTATTCACAACAAGAGTCAAAATTAGTTTTTGAAAATTGGAAAGAGGCAATTGATACAAAGGTTGATATGATTGGAGAAAATGATGTCTTTATCATAACAGGTTCTCTGTATTTCATTTCCGAAGTTAGAAAATATATTCGCGGGAAAAACTAG
- a CDS encoding valine--tRNA ligase, whose protein sequence is MSNTEKNLPTKYDHMSVEEGLYKWWLEGKYFEATGDEKKQPYTIVIPPPNVTGKLHLGHAWDTTLQDILTRTKRMQGYDVLWLPGMDHAGIATQAKVEGKLREEGISRYDLGREKFLEKAWEWKEEYASHIRQQWGKVGLGLDYSRERFTLDEGLSNAVNKVFVQLYEKGLIYRGEYIINWDPATRTALSDIEVIHKEVQGAFYHMNYPLTDGSGHIRLATTRPETMLGDTAVAVHPEDDRYKHLIGKTVTLPIVGREIPIIADEYVEKDFGTGVVKITPAHDPNDFEVGNRHDLPRILVMNEDGTMNEKAGKYNGMDRFECRKELVKDLQEAGVLVEIEPHMHSVGHSERSGAVVEPYLSTQWFVKMAPLAEKAVELQQKEEEKVTFVPDRFENTYLRWMENIHDWCISRQLWWGHRIPAWYHKETGEVYVGTEAPADIENWNQDNDVLDTWFSSALWPFSTLGWPNEDAADFKKFYATDALVTGYDIIFFWVSRMIFQGLEFTGERPFKDVLIHGLVRDEQGRKMSKSLGNGIDPMDVIEKYGADAMRYFLSTGSAPGQDLRFSMEKVESTWNFINKIWNASRFVLMNMDDMKYEEIDLTGEKSVADKWILTRLNETIESVTRNMDKYEFGEAGRSLYNFIWDDFCDWYIEMAKLPLYGEDEAAKKTTRSILAYVLDQTMRLLHPFMPFVTEKIWQHLPHEGESITVAAWPTVREDLQDKEAAAEMHLLVDIIRSVRNIRAEVNTPMSKKVQMQIKAKDEAVLAQLTKNSSYIERFCNPSELTIKIDLQAPEKAMTAIVSGAELFLPLADLINLDEEKARLEKELEKFDKEVERVQKKLSNQGFVAKAPAEVIDGERAKEQDYLEKREAVRQRLADLEK, encoded by the coding sequence ATGTCAAACACGGAAAAGAATTTACCAACTAAATATGATCATATGTCCGTTGAAGAAGGCCTTTACAAGTGGTGGCTTGAAGGCAAATATTTCGAAGCAACAGGAGATGAGAAGAAACAACCATATACAATTGTAATTCCACCTCCGAACGTAACTGGTAAGTTACACTTAGGTCACGCTTGGGATACGACGCTTCAAGATATTTTAACTCGTACAAAGCGTATGCAAGGTTACGATGTATTATGGCTTCCAGGAATGGACCATGCTGGTATCGCAACACAAGCGAAAGTAGAAGGAAAACTTCGTGAAGAAGGTATTTCACGTTACGATCTTGGCCGTGAGAAATTCCTTGAAAAAGCTTGGGAATGGAAAGAAGAATACGCTTCTCACATTCGTCAACAATGGGGGAAAGTTGGTTTAGGACTAGACTATTCTCGTGAACGCTTCACATTAGACGAAGGTTTATCTAACGCTGTTAATAAAGTATTCGTTCAATTATATGAAAAAGGCTTAATTTACCGCGGTGAGTATATCATCAACTGGGATCCAGCAACACGCACAGCTCTTTCTGATATTGAAGTAATTCATAAAGAAGTTCAAGGTGCATTCTACCATATGAACTATCCGTTAACGGACGGTTCAGGTCACATTCGCCTTGCAACTACTCGTCCAGAAACGATGCTTGGTGATACAGCGGTAGCAGTTCATCCAGAAGATGATCGTTACAAACATTTAATCGGAAAAACAGTTACACTTCCAATCGTAGGCCGTGAGATTCCGATTATTGCTGATGAATACGTAGAAAAAGACTTCGGAACAGGCGTTGTAAAAATTACACCAGCTCATGACCCGAATGACTTTGAAGTAGGTAACCGTCATGACTTACCACGTATTTTAGTAATGAACGAAGATGGAACGATGAACGAAAAAGCTGGTAAGTACAACGGTATGGATCGTTTCGAATGCCGTAAAGAGTTAGTGAAAGACTTACAAGAAGCTGGCGTATTAGTAGAAATCGAGCCTCATATGCACTCAGTAGGTCATAGTGAGCGTAGCGGTGCAGTTGTTGAGCCTTACTTATCAACACAATGGTTCGTAAAAATGGCTCCACTTGCAGAAAAAGCGGTAGAACTTCAACAAAAAGAAGAAGAAAAAGTAACGTTCGTACCAGATCGTTTTGAAAACACATACTTACGTTGGATGGAAAACATTCATGACTGGTGTATTTCTCGTCAATTATGGTGGGGTCACCGCATTCCAGCTTGGTATCATAAAGAAACTGGTGAAGTATACGTAGGCACAGAAGCACCAGCGGATATTGAAAACTGGAATCAAGATAACGACGTACTTGATACTTGGTTTAGTTCAGCACTATGGCCATTCTCAACACTTGGCTGGCCGAATGAAGATGCAGCAGACTTTAAAAAGTTCTATGCAACAGATGCTTTAGTAACTGGTTATGACATTATCTTCTTCTGGGTATCTCGTATGATTTTCCAAGGTTTAGAGTTTACAGGAGAGCGTCCATTTAAAGATGTATTAATTCACGGTTTAGTTCGTGATGAACAGGGACGTAAAATGAGTAAATCTCTTGGTAACGGTATCGACCCGATGGATGTTATCGAGAAGTACGGTGCAGATGCAATGCGTTACTTCTTATCAACAGGAAGTGCACCAGGCCAAGATTTACGTTTCAGCATGGAAAAAGTAGAATCTACTTGGAACTTCATTAATAAAATTTGGAACGCATCACGTTTCGTATTAATGAACATGGATGACATGAAGTATGAAGAAATCGATTTAACTGGTGAAAAATCAGTTGCAGATAAGTGGATTTTAACTCGCTTAAACGAAACAATCGAAAGTGTAACACGTAACATGGATAAATATGAGTTCGGTGAAGCTGGTCGTTCATTATACAACTTCATTTGGGATGATTTCTGTGACTGGTACATTGAGATGGCGAAACTACCACTATACGGTGAAGATGAAGCAGCTAAAAAAACAACTCGTTCTATTTTAGCTTACGTATTAGACCAAACGATGCGTCTATTACACCCATTTATGCCGTTCGTAACAGAGAAAATTTGGCAACATTTACCGCATGAAGGCGAGTCTATTACAGTAGCAGCGTGGCCAACAGTTCGCGAAGATTTACAAGATAAAGAAGCGGCAGCAGAAATGCACCTTCTAGTTGATATCATTCGCTCTGTTCGTAACATCCGTGCGGAAGTAAATACACCAATGAGTAAAAAAGTTCAAATGCAAATTAAAGCAAAAGATGAGGCAGTACTAGCTCAGCTTACGAAAAACAGTTCTTACATTGAGCGTTTCTGTAACCCAAGTGAACTAACAATTAAGATTGATTTACAAGCGCCAGAAAAAGCGATGACTGCAATCGTATCAGGTGCAGAGTTATTCTTACCGTTAGCTGATCTTATCAATCTTGATGAAGAGAAAGCGCGCCTTGAAAAAGAACTTGAGAAGTTCGATAAAGAAGTAGAACGTGTACAGAAGAAACTTTCTAACCAAGGATTCGTAGCGAAAGCTCCTGCAGAAGTTATTGACGGAGAGCGTGCGAAAGAACAAGATTATCTAGAAAAACGCGAAGCGGTTCGTCAACGTCTAGCTGATCTTGAAAAATAA
- the ysxE gene encoding spore coat protein YsxE, translating to MDIELRNRYEPIVRQYRLDTQHMEEHGSVMKIYTNQGPYALKKIEDRKLERNNFLHHIQYLKEKGFSNYVPIYHATDGNYVLSDGTYSYYLMPWLERAEGNGEDNDQYHKMFQTLGTLHQKTVKEETYTEEDLEKHYTNISDRWENDGEILEEFLVESEAKWYMSPFELQYCTYYHHVMRAREFATKQLSEWHDAMKEKETTRTTFVHGNVSLNHFLFDYERNGYFISLEKSHFATPVQDIVSFYSRSLNTYPIARSDRFEWYEMYQKNFPFTKEEQLLMFAYMTYPSHFIRQIQSYTKRRKSRNEENELRGVKSLQQSHWLVSNTEYFLSQLQAAQQGNG from the coding sequence ATGGATATTGAATTACGAAATCGCTATGAACCCATTGTGAGGCAATATAGATTGGACACTCAGCATATGGAAGAGCACGGAAGTGTAATGAAAATTTATACGAATCAAGGTCCGTATGCGTTAAAGAAAATAGAAGATAGAAAATTAGAGCGGAATAATTTTTTGCACCATATTCAATATTTGAAGGAGAAAGGTTTTTCGAATTATGTACCTATCTATCATGCGACGGACGGGAATTATGTTTTAAGTGATGGGACGTATAGTTATTATTTAATGCCTTGGTTAGAACGTGCGGAAGGAAATGGCGAAGATAATGATCAATACCATAAGATGTTTCAAACGCTCGGAACGTTGCATCAAAAAACGGTGAAAGAGGAGACTTATACAGAAGAAGATTTAGAAAAACATTATACAAATATATCCGACCGTTGGGAAAATGATGGTGAGATATTAGAAGAGTTTCTTGTAGAATCGGAAGCGAAGTGGTATATGTCTCCATTTGAATTACAATATTGTACGTATTATCACCATGTTATGAGGGCGCGTGAGTTCGCAACGAAACAATTGAGTGAATGGCATGATGCAATGAAAGAAAAGGAAACAACACGTACTACTTTCGTTCATGGGAATGTATCGCTTAATCACTTTTTATTTGATTATGAACGAAACGGTTATTTTATTAGTTTAGAAAAGTCTCATTTTGCTACACCAGTACAGGATATCGTTAGCTTTTATTCAAGGTCTTTAAACACATATCCAATTGCGCGGAGTGACCGCTTTGAATGGTATGAAATGTATCAAAAAAATTTTCCATTTACGAAAGAGGAGCAGCTTCTTATGTTTGCGTATATGACGTACCCGTCGCATTTTATTCGGCAAATTCAGTCGTATACGAAAAGAAGAAAGAGTCGTAATGAAGAAAATGAGCTCCGCGGGGTGAAAAGCCTCCAGCAATCGCATTGGCTCGTTAGCAATACAGAATATTTCCTTTCGCAATTACAAGCTGCCCAGCAAGGGAACGGATAA
- the hemB gene encoding porphobilinogen synthase, with product MNSLQFNRHRRLRQSGGMRALVRETFLHTEDFIYPIFVLEGENTRNEVPSMPGVCQMSLDLLRAEMQEVVDLGIRSVIVFGLPAEKDEVGSSAYCEHGIVQRAIKQIKDEFPELVVVADTCLCQFTSHGHCGVIEDGVILNDESLAVLAKTAVSQAKAGADIIAPSNMMDGFVTAIRHALDENGFAHVPVMSYAVKYSSAFYGPFRDAAHGAPQFGDRKTYQMDPANRMEAFREAETDVMEGADFLIVKPALSYLDIVRDVKNNFNLPVVAYNVSGEYSMIKAAAQNGWINEKEVVLEKLISMKRAGADLIITYHAKDAARWLQEGGAK from the coding sequence ATGAATTCTTTACAATTTAATCGTCATCGTCGTCTAAGACAAAGCGGAGGCATGCGTGCACTTGTGCGTGAAACATTTTTACATACAGAAGATTTTATTTATCCTATTTTTGTATTAGAAGGAGAAAATACTCGTAATGAAGTTCCTTCTATGCCAGGCGTATGTCAAATGTCTTTAGATTTATTGCGAGCTGAAATGCAAGAGGTCGTTGATTTAGGTATTCGTTCTGTTATTGTATTTGGTTTACCTGCTGAAAAGGACGAAGTTGGATCATCAGCATATTGTGAGCATGGAATTGTACAGCGTGCAATTAAGCAAATTAAAGATGAGTTCCCAGAGCTAGTAGTAGTTGCAGATACATGTTTATGTCAATTCACAAGCCATGGTCATTGCGGTGTTATTGAAGATGGCGTTATTTTAAATGATGAGTCTCTTGCAGTTCTTGCAAAAACAGCTGTAAGTCAAGCGAAAGCAGGGGCAGACATTATTGCACCATCTAACATGATGGACGGATTTGTAACGGCAATTCGCCATGCATTAGATGAAAATGGTTTCGCGCACGTACCAGTTATGTCGTACGCTGTGAAATATTCATCAGCATTTTATGGACCATTCCGTGATGCAGCGCATGGTGCGCCGCAGTTCGGTGACCGTAAAACATATCAAATGGACCCAGCTAACCGTATGGAAGCATTCCGTGAAGCAGAAACAGATGTAATGGAAGGGGCAGATTTCTTAATTGTAAAGCCAGCTCTTTCTTATTTAGATATCGTTCGTGATGTGAAAAATAACTTTAATTTACCAGTCGTTGCTTATAACGTAAGTGGTGAATATTCGATGATTAAAGCGGCAGCGCAAAATGGTTGGATTAATGAAAAAGAAGTTGTACTTGAGAAATTAATTAGCATGAAACGCGCAGGAGCAGACTTGATTATTACGTATCATGCAAAAGATGCAGCAAGATGGTTACAAGAAGGAGGCGCTAAATAA
- the hemC gene encoding hydroxymethylbilane synthase, which yields MRKIIVGSRKSKLALTQTNWFIDQLKALGLPYEFEVKEIVTKGDVILDVTLSKVGGKGLFVKEIEHALLTKEIDMAVHSMKDMPAVLPDGLTIGCTPKRVDPRDAFISKNGESFKDLAEGAILGTSSLRRSAQLLAARPDLQVKWIRGNIDTRLRKLKDEDYDAIILATAGLQRMGWDGEVITEHLDETLCVPAVGQGALAIECREDDKDLLQLLAHINDAVTERTVAAERVFLHKLEGGCQVPIAGYATLKENDAIELTALVGSMDGSVLLKEIVVGTDPKQVGLEAADRLIKQGAKELILAANKEQQ from the coding sequence ATGCGCAAAATTATTGTAGGTTCACGAAAGAGTAAACTAGCATTAACACAAACAAATTGGTTTATCGATCAATTAAAAGCGCTTGGTTTACCATATGAATTTGAAGTGAAAGAAATCGTCACAAAAGGTGATGTTATTTTAGATGTTACTCTTTCAAAAGTAGGCGGAAAAGGTTTATTTGTAAAGGAAATTGAACACGCGTTACTTACGAAAGAAATTGATATGGCTGTACATAGTATGAAAGATATGCCAGCTGTACTTCCAGATGGATTAACGATTGGTTGTACACCAAAGCGCGTTGACCCTCGTGATGCTTTTATTTCTAAAAACGGAGAATCGTTTAAAGACTTAGCAGAAGGTGCGATCTTAGGGACGAGTAGTTTGAGACGTAGTGCACAACTACTAGCTGCGAGACCAGATTTACAAGTGAAATGGATTCGCGGGAATATCGATACACGCTTACGTAAGTTAAAAGATGAAGATTACGATGCAATTATTTTAGCGACAGCTGGACTGCAGAGAATGGGCTGGGACGGGGAAGTTATTACAGAACATTTAGATGAAACTTTATGTGTACCAGCCGTAGGACAAGGTGCATTAGCGATTGAATGTCGTGAAGATGATAAGGATTTACTTCAGTTGTTAGCACATATTAATGATGCAGTAACAGAAAGAACAGTGGCTGCTGAACGAGTATTTCTTCATAAACTTGAAGGTGGATGCCAAGTTCCAATCGCTGGATATGCAACTCTTAAGGAAAATGATGCAATCGAATTAACAGCGCTTGTCGGTTCTATGGACGGTTCTGTTTTATTGAAAGAGATAGTAGTAGGCACTGATCCGAAGCAAGTAGGATTAGAGGCTGCGGACCGTTTAATTAAACAAGGAGCAAAAGAGCTCATTCTTGCTGCAAATAAGGAGCAACAATAA
- the spoVID gene encoding stage VI sporulation protein D, translated as MTYSLGGGKEVATDHSLRFSLKESVWFQKGQEVEELLSISLDPDVEIEELDHEVIVRGQLDLTGEYVARQDDSAYSLRELSPAKAIDYVETRADGVNELVHSFPLEISIPRNRVKVIEELYVSIEEFDYELKENGCLQLLADISITGLCDEERTEDEEEETAYAELEADSAEEDESRPAQHEEVPAYKESDGWEDYAFEPFQLEERKEQEIEEEELEEHEFAGREEEKETTPQFELFGRKNFKKEKAKKQEEQEEEAYSQRDENALYLTKLFTKEPEEEFTKLRMYFVQEGDTIESVAERYETTVQNLYRVNQSEDIYLTTGQIIYIPVSKAKVK; from the coding sequence ATGACATATAGTTTGGGAGGGGGAAAAGAAGTGGCAACAGATCATTCATTACGATTTTCATTAAAAGAATCTGTTTGGTTCCAAAAGGGACAGGAAGTCGAAGAACTTTTGTCAATTTCGTTAGATCCAGACGTTGAGATAGAGGAGCTCGATCATGAAGTTATCGTGAGAGGGCAATTAGATTTAACGGGAGAGTACGTTGCAAGGCAAGATGATTCAGCTTATTCATTAAGAGAGCTATCACCAGCAAAGGCAATTGATTATGTAGAAACAAGGGCAGACGGGGTTAATGAGCTTGTCCATTCCTTTCCGCTCGAAATATCAATTCCAAGAAATCGAGTGAAAGTAATTGAAGAATTATATGTATCAATCGAGGAATTTGATTATGAATTAAAGGAAAATGGTTGCTTACAACTATTAGCGGATATATCTATTACAGGTTTATGTGACGAAGAAAGAACTGAGGATGAAGAGGAAGAGACGGCGTATGCCGAGTTGGAAGCTGATTCAGCTGAAGAGGATGAAAGTAGACCTGCGCAGCACGAAGAAGTACCAGCCTATAAAGAATCAGATGGATGGGAAGATTATGCATTTGAACCGTTTCAGCTAGAAGAAAGAAAAGAGCAAGAAATAGAAGAAGAGGAATTAGAAGAACATGAATTTGCGGGGCGTGAAGAGGAGAAAGAAACGACGCCACAATTTGAATTGTTCGGGCGAAAAAATTTCAAGAAAGAAAAAGCGAAAAAGCAGGAAGAACAAGAGGAAGAAGCATATTCACAGCGAGATGAAAATGCACTTTATTTAACGAAATTATTTACGAAAGAACCAGAAGAAGAATTTACGAAGTTAAGAATGTACTTCGTACAAGAAGGAGATACAATTGAATCTGTTGCAGAACGTTATGAAACGACTGTGCAAAACTTATATCGTGTAAATCAATCAGAAGATATATATTTAACTACAGGGCAAATTATATATATTCCTGTTTCAAAAGCAAAGGTGAAATAA
- the hemL gene encoding glutamate-1-semialdehyde 2,1-aminomutase: protein MKKFDKSIAAFEEAQDLMPGGVNSPVRAFKSVGMNPLFMERGKGSKVYDIDGNEYIDYVLSWGPLIHGHANDRVVEALKAVAEKGTSFGAPTEIENKLAQLVIERVPSIEIVRMVNSGTEATMSALRLARGYTGRNKILKFIGCYHGHGDSLLIKAGSGVATLGLPDSPGVPEGVAKNTITVAYNDLESVKYAFEQFGDDIACIIVEPVAGNMGVVPPQPGFLEGLREVTEQNGALLIFDEVMTGFRVAYNCGQGYYGVTPDLTCLGKVIGGGLPVGAYGGKAEIMRQVAPSGPIYQAGTLSGNPLAMTAGYETLVQLTPESYVEFERKAEMLEAGLRKAAEKHNIPHHINRAGSMIGIFFTDEQVINYDAAKSSNLEFFAAYYREMVEQGVFLPPSQFEGLFLSTAHSDADIEATIAAAEIAMSKLKA from the coding sequence ATGAAAAAGTTTGATAAGTCGATTGCGGCGTTTGAAGAGGCTCAAGATTTAATGCCTGGAGGCGTAAATAGCCCTGTTCGTGCCTTTAAGTCTGTTGGTATGAATCCGCTGTTTATGGAGCGTGGAAAAGGCTCTAAAGTATATGATATCGATGGGAATGAATACATCGATTACGTATTATCGTGGGGACCTTTAATTCATGGTCATGCGAACGACCGTGTTGTTGAGGCTTTAAAAGCTGTTGCTGAAAAAGGAACAAGCTTTGGTGCACCAACAGAAATTGAAAATAAATTAGCGCAGCTTGTTATCGAGCGTGTACCATCAATTGAGATTGTGCGTATGGTTAACTCTGGAACAGAGGCGACAATGAGTGCATTGCGTTTAGCTCGTGGTTACACTGGCCGTAACAAAATTTTGAAATTCATTGGTTGTTATCACGGCCATGGTGATTCTTTATTGATTAAGGCAGGTTCGGGTGTGGCGACGCTAGGTTTACCAGATAGCCCTGGTGTACCAGAAGGTGTAGCGAAAAATACGATTACAGTAGCGTATAACGATTTAGAAAGTGTAAAATATGCTTTCGAACAATTCGGTGATGACATTGCTTGTATAATTGTAGAACCAGTGGCAGGGAATATGGGTGTTGTTCCCCCACAACCGGGATTTTTAGAAGGACTTCGTGAAGTGACAGAGCAAAACGGTGCACTACTTATTTTTGATGAAGTAATGACAGGATTCCGTGTTGCTTATAATTGTGGACAAGGTTACTACGGCGTAACTCCTGACTTAACTTGTTTAGGTAAAGTAATCGGTGGTGGCTTGCCGGTAGGAGCATACGGTGGTAAGGCAGAGATTATGCGTCAAGTTGCACCAAGCGGACCGATTTACCAAGCGGGAACATTATCGGGTAATCCACTTGCAATGACAGCTGGTTATGAAACGTTAGTACAGTTAACGCCAGAATCATATGTGGAATTTGAGCGTAAAGCAGAAATGTTAGAGGCTGGACTACGTAAGGCAGCTGAAAAGCATAATATCCCTCATCACATTAATCGTGCAGGTTCTATGATCGGTATTTTCTTTACAGATGAGCAGGTTATTAATTATGATGCAGCAAAATCTTCAAACTTAGAATTCTTTGCGGCTTACTATCGTGAAATGGTAGAACAAGGTGTATTTTTACCACCTTCTCAATTTGAAGGTTTATTCTTATCAACAGCACATAGTGATGCAGATATTGAGGCGACAATTGCGGCGGCCGAAATTGCAATGTCAAAATTAAAAGCATAA